The Pseudomonas baetica genome includes a region encoding these proteins:
- a CDS encoding histidine phosphatase family protein, translated as MTNLMSFAKRFKHRAYVALPSLLAVSALFLSLESSESRAQPVDGTQTLVFLRHAEKPEGGLGQLNCQGLNRAIDLSTLLPEKFGKADYVFAANPTRNVEEGELDNSYSYIRPLMTISPAAIKLGLPVNIEFSANDTSDLARELLDDKYHNSTIYTAWSHGYLPELINKVAGKAVGEKQNITDDWSGSDFDSLYVLTLTWHNGKASLQSHSYKQGLDNGKESCPT; from the coding sequence ATGACGAACCTTATGAGTTTCGCCAAACGCTTCAAACACCGCGCCTATGTGGCCCTGCCCTCCCTGTTGGCGGTCAGCGCGTTGTTCCTGTCGCTGGAATCCAGCGAAAGCCGCGCGCAACCGGTGGACGGCACGCAGACCCTGGTGTTCCTGCGTCACGCGGAGAAACCCGAGGGCGGTCTCGGCCAGCTCAACTGCCAGGGCCTGAACCGCGCCATCGATCTGTCGACCTTGCTGCCGGAAAAATTCGGTAAGGCTGACTACGTGTTCGCCGCCAACCCGACGCGCAATGTCGAGGAAGGCGAGCTGGACAATTCCTACAGCTACATTCGCCCGCTGATGACCATCAGCCCGGCCGCGATCAAGCTTGGCCTGCCGGTGAACATCGAATTCTCGGCCAATGACACCAGCGATCTGGCCCGCGAACTGCTCGATGACAAGTATCACAACTCGACGATCTACACCGCGTGGTCACATGGTTATCTGCCGGAGCTGATCAACAAGGTGGCAGGCAAAGCGGTCGGCGAGAAACAGAACATTACCGATGACTGGTCTGGCAGCGACTTTGATTCGCTGTATGTGCTGACCCTGACCTGGCACAACGGCAAGGCCAGTTTGCAGAGCCACAGCTACAAGCAGGGGCTGGATAATGGCAAGGAATCTTGCCCGACTTGA
- a CDS encoding FAD-dependent oxidoreductase: protein MNRSDVLIIGAGPTGLVLALWLSKLGVQVRIIDKTSAPGTTSRALAVQARTLELYRQLDLADTIVRNGHRVAAANFWVNGKPVAQLPLNRIGEGLTPYSFVEIFPQDEHERLLIERLEDYGVSIERNTTLESFAQTGDGLTAHLRLPDGEQEICQACYLAGADGARSVVRKSLDAGFPGGTYQQIFYVADVQASGPAMNGELHLDLDEADFLAVFPLAGEGRARLIGTVRDERAERAETLEFSDVSSRAIEHLKVHIEDVNWFSTYRVHHRVAEHFRSGRAFLLGDAAHVHSPAGGQGMNTGIGDAINLAWKLAAVLSGGAEAKLLDTYETERIAFARRLVSTTDKVFSFVTAEGRMADLLRMRVAPFLIPKMASFEASREFLFRTVSQVTLNYRGMPLSQGTAGHVHGGDRLPWARDGEGDNYEPLRQPCWQVHVYGDTSDEMIAWCHEHHLPLHVFDWRPAFETAGLGRNGFYLLRPDTYVAIADNSADPKVIERYFHDHGIRPFFNCA from the coding sequence ATGAACCGCAGCGACGTCCTGATCATCGGCGCCGGCCCCACCGGCCTGGTGCTGGCCCTGTGGCTGAGCAAACTCGGCGTGCAAGTACGCATCATCGACAAAACTTCTGCCCCCGGCACCACCTCCCGGGCGCTGGCTGTACAGGCGCGAACGCTGGAGCTGTACCGGCAACTGGATCTGGCCGACACCATCGTGCGCAACGGCCATCGCGTGGCGGCGGCGAACTTCTGGGTCAACGGCAAACCCGTCGCGCAGTTACCGCTCAACCGCATCGGCGAAGGCCTGACGCCCTACTCCTTCGTTGAGATTTTCCCGCAGGACGAACATGAACGGCTGTTGATCGAACGCCTTGAAGACTATGGCGTCAGCATCGAACGCAACACGACGCTGGAGAGTTTCGCGCAAACCGGCGACGGCCTCACCGCGCACCTGCGCCTGCCCGATGGTGAACAGGAAATCTGCCAGGCCTGCTATCTGGCAGGTGCAGACGGCGCCCGTTCGGTGGTGCGCAAATCCCTCGATGCCGGGTTTCCCGGAGGCACTTATCAGCAGATTTTCTACGTGGCGGATGTGCAGGCCAGCGGCCCGGCAATGAACGGCGAGTTGCATCTGGATCTGGACGAAGCGGACTTTCTCGCGGTGTTTCCGTTGGCGGGCGAAGGCCGTGCACGACTGATCGGCACCGTGCGCGACGAACGTGCGGAGCGCGCCGAAACACTTGAGTTCTCTGACGTCAGCAGCCGCGCCATCGAACACCTGAAAGTCCATATCGAGGACGTGAACTGGTTCTCCACCTACCGCGTGCATCACCGAGTGGCTGAGCATTTTCGCAGTGGTCGCGCGTTTCTACTCGGCGACGCGGCGCACGTACACAGCCCCGCGGGCGGCCAAGGCATGAATACCGGCATCGGTGACGCGATCAATCTGGCGTGGAAACTCGCCGCCGTGCTCAGCGGCGGTGCCGAGGCCAAACTGCTCGACACTTACGAAACGGAACGCATCGCCTTCGCGCGGCGGCTGGTCTCGACCACCGACAAAGTCTTCAGTTTTGTCACCGCCGAGGGGCGCATGGCGGATTTGCTGCGCATGCGTGTGGCACCGTTTCTGATCCCGAAAATGGCTTCGTTCGAGGCCAGTCGCGAATTTCTCTTTCGCACGGTGTCGCAAGTCACCCTCAACTATCGCGGCATGCCGCTGAGCCAGGGCACGGCCGGCCACGTCCACGGCGGCGATCGTTTGCCTTGGGCGCGTGACGGTGAAGGGGATAATTACGAGCCGCTACGCCAGCCCTGCTGGCAGGTGCATGTGTACGGCGACACCAGCGACGAAATGATCGCCTGGTGCCACGAACATCATCTGCCATTGCACGTGTTCGACTGGCGCCCGGCGTTTGAAACGGCAGGGCTGGGGCGAAATGGCTTTTACCTGCTGCGCCCGGATACCTATGTGGCGATTGCCGATAACAGTGCCGATCCGAAGGTGATCGAGCGGTATTTCCACGATCATGGGATCCGCCCGTTTTTCAACTGCGCCTGA
- the hemB gene encoding porphobilinogen synthase, translating into MSSQFPEARPRRLRRNASLRSLFQETEFSLNDLVLPIFVEEEIDDFVPIKSMPGVMRIPERKLASEIERYARAGIKSVMTFGVSHHLDSNGSDTWREDGLVSRMSRIAKDAVPEMIVMSDTCFCEYTDHGHCGVMHNHEVDNDQTLVNLGKQAVAAARAGADVIAPSAAMDGQVRAIRQALDAAGFTQIPIMAYSTKFASALYGPFREAGGSALKGDRKSYQMNPMNRREALRESLLDEQEGADALMVKPAGAYLDIIRDIREASNLPLSAYQVSGEYAMIKFGAQAGAIDEDRVVRESLGAIKRAGADLIFTYFAMDLALAGI; encoded by the coding sequence ATGTCCAGTCAGTTCCCCGAAGCACGTCCCCGCCGTCTGCGCCGCAATGCGAGCCTGCGCAGTCTGTTCCAGGAAACCGAATTCAGCCTGAACGATCTGGTGCTGCCGATTTTTGTCGAGGAAGAAATCGACGACTTCGTGCCGATCAAGAGCATGCCCGGGGTGATGCGCATTCCCGAGCGCAAACTGGCCAGCGAGATCGAGCGCTACGCCCGTGCCGGCATCAAGTCGGTGATGACTTTCGGCGTGTCCCATCATCTGGACAGCAACGGCAGCGACACCTGGCGCGAAGACGGTCTGGTCTCGCGCATGTCGCGCATCGCCAAGGATGCCGTGCCGGAAATGATCGTGATGTCCGACACCTGCTTCTGCGAATACACCGATCACGGCCATTGCGGCGTGATGCACAACCATGAAGTCGACAACGATCAGACCTTGGTCAACCTCGGCAAACAAGCCGTGGCAGCAGCGCGCGCGGGTGCTGATGTGATCGCCCCGTCGGCGGCGATGGACGGTCAGGTGCGGGCGATTCGCCAGGCACTCGACGCAGCCGGTTTCACCCAGATTCCGATCATGGCCTATTCGACAAAATTCGCTTCGGCGCTGTACGGCCCGTTCCGCGAGGCCGGTGGTAGCGCGCTCAAGGGCGACCGCAAAAGCTACCAGATGAACCCGATGAACCGCCGCGAAGCGCTGCGTGAGTCGCTGCTCGACGAGCAGGAAGGCGCCGATGCGCTGATGGTCAAACCGGCCGGCGCGTATCTGGACATCATCCGCGACATCCGCGAAGCCTCGAACCTGCCGCTGTCGGCGTATCAGGTCAGCGGTGAGTACGCGATGATCAAATTCGGCGCACAGGCCGGGGCGATTGATGAAGATCGTGTGGTGCGTGAGAGCCTGGGCGCAATCAAACGCGCGGGTGCGGATCTGATCTTCACTTACTTTGCGATGGATCTGGCGCTGGCCGGGATCTAA
- a CDS encoding glutathione binding-like protein: MTDLSAFPITRKWPAQYPDWIQLYSLPTPNGVKVSIMLEEIGLPYEPHRVGFDTNDQLSPEFLSLNPNNKIPAILDPHGPEDQPLPLFESGAILIYLADKSGQLLAQEGALRYETLQWLMFQMGGIGPMFGQLGFFNKFAGKDYEDKRPRDRYVDESKRLLKVLDGRLEGRDWIMGERYTIADIATFPWVRNLIGFYEAGDLVGISNFPNVTRVLERFLARPAVIRGLTIPS, encoded by the coding sequence ATGACCGATCTGTCCGCGTTCCCGATCACCCGAAAGTGGCCCGCGCAGTACCCAGACTGGATTCAGCTCTACTCTTTGCCCACCCCCAACGGCGTCAAGGTTTCGATCATGCTCGAAGAGATCGGCCTGCCCTACGAGCCGCACCGCGTCGGGTTCGACACCAACGACCAGTTGTCCCCGGAGTTCCTGTCGCTGAACCCGAACAACAAGATCCCGGCGATCCTCGACCCCCACGGCCCTGAAGACCAACCGCTGCCATTGTTCGAGTCCGGTGCGATCCTGATCTATCTGGCCGACAAGAGCGGCCAATTGCTCGCGCAGGAAGGTGCTCTGCGTTACGAAACCCTTCAGTGGCTGATGTTCCAGATGGGCGGTATCGGCCCGATGTTCGGCCAACTGGGTTTCTTCAACAAATTCGCCGGCAAGGACTACGAAGACAAGCGTCCGCGTGATCGCTATGTCGATGAAAGCAAACGCCTGCTCAAGGTGCTCGATGGCCGTCTGGAAGGACGCGACTGGATCATGGGCGAGCGCTACACCATTGCCGACATCGCAACGTTTCCGTGGGTGCGCAATTTGATCGGGTTCTATGAGGCGGGTGATCTGGTGGGCATCAGCAATTTCCCCAATGTGACCCGTGTGCTGGAGCGTTTTCTCGCACGTCCGGCAGTCATTCGCGGTCTGACCATTCCTTCGTAA
- the mnmH gene encoding tRNA 2-selenouridine(34) synthase MnmH, whose translation MLRDCTDYRDIFLNDRPLMDARAPVEFHKGAFPGVINLPLMNDIERQKIGTCYKLHGQQAAIELGHQLVSGAVKAERIQAWADFARSHPEGYLYCFRGGLRSQITQQWLRDEAGIDYPRVGGGYKAMRNFLIDTLEHAITQCDFVLLGGMTGTGKTEVLVQLQNGLDLEGHANHRGSSFGKRATGQPSNIDFENRLAIDILKKRDAGIGQFVLEDESRVVGSCALPLPLYQGMQQYPMVWLEDSFADRVERILRDYVVDLSAEFSQVHGEEGFASFSERLLESLNNVQKRLGGERHRRMFDLMEAALAEQARSGAVDLHRGWIEGLLHEYYDPMYVFQREKKGGRIEFAGERAAVIEYLRERVSLKD comes from the coding sequence ATGCTCCGCGACTGCACTGATTACCGTGACATCTTCCTCAACGACCGGCCGCTGATGGACGCCCGCGCGCCGGTCGAGTTTCACAAAGGCGCGTTTCCCGGCGTGATCAATCTGCCGCTGATGAACGACATCGAGCGGCAGAAGATCGGCACCTGCTACAAACTGCACGGGCAGCAAGCGGCCATCGAATTGGGTCATCAACTGGTGTCCGGCGCGGTGAAGGCCGAGCGCATCCAGGCCTGGGCCGACTTCGCCCGAAGCCATCCCGAGGGTTATCTCTATTGTTTTCGTGGCGGCTTGCGCTCGCAGATCACCCAGCAGTGGCTGCGTGACGAAGCCGGCATTGACTATCCGCGCGTCGGCGGCGGTTACAAGGCGATGCGCAATTTCCTGATCGATACCCTTGAGCACGCCATCACGCAGTGTGATTTCGTTTTGCTCGGCGGCATGACCGGCACGGGTAAAACCGAAGTGCTGGTGCAGTTGCAAAACGGGCTGGATCTGGAAGGGCATGCCAATCATCGCGGTTCCAGTTTCGGCAAACGTGCCACGGGGCAGCCGTCGAATATCGATTTTGAGAACCGTCTGGCCATCGACATTCTCAAGAAACGCGACGCCGGTATCGGCCAGTTTGTGCTGGAAGACGAGAGCCGGGTGGTGGGCAGTTGTGCGTTGCCGCTACCGTTGTATCAAGGCATGCAGCAGTACCCGATGGTTTGGCTGGAGGACAGTTTTGCCGATCGTGTCGAGCGCATCCTGCGTGATTACGTGGTGGATTTGTCGGCGGAGTTTTCGCAGGTGCATGGCGAGGAAGGCTTTGCGTCGTTCTCCGAGCGCTTGCTGGAGAGCCTGAACAACGTGCAGAAGCGCCTCGGTGGTGAGCGGCATCGACGGATGTTCGATCTGATGGAAGCGGCGTTGGCCGAGCAGGCGCGCAGTGGCGCGGTGGATCTGCATCGCGGCTGGATCGAGGGGTTGCTGCACGAGTATTACGACCCGATGTATGTGTTTCAGCGGGAGAAGAAGGGCGGGCGGATCGAGTTTGCGGGGGAGCGCGCGGCGGTTATCGAATATTTGCGCGAGCGGGTCAGTCTGAAAGATTAA